The genome window ATTCTTACTTTTAGTCTTATCTTTCAATCTTTCTCTTTTCTCTCAAAAAGGACCGAAAGAACCTACGCTACCAACGGAACCCACCGTAAACTCCGATTCACGCAATCAAAGAGGAGAACCGAGCAAACAAACGGGTTCCGGCGTGGACGAAAAGGGAGAAAAGAAAATCAAAGCCATTCTTTGCGATGGGCGCGATGTGGAAGGATATTGGAAAAATCCTCCTCTCGAATTCAAGTTCCAACACAAAAAAAGCAACATCACGTATTCCAAATCTTTAAAGCTCGAAGAGGTTTCCAAGATCAAGATTACCGGCTGGAAATTAAAATCCTCTCAGAAACGGAAAGAGGGGACTCCCTATCGGGTCGAACCGTTTCAGATTCAGATAGTTTCCTTTTCGGGAGAAACGTTCGTCAAAGAACCTTCCCCTACCGGAGAAATCCAGCAAATCCAAATCAACAATCAGTTCGGAGATGCGACCCTGTTTTTATATTGGAACGACTTGCAATATGAAAACGGGCAGTGGTATTCGGGTTTAAAATCTTTTTCGGGAGAATTCAGAACGGACTGTCACCCCGACGTCGTCCGAGAAATTCAATTCCCCGCATCGAACTAAATTATATTTTTCGAATATATTCCAGGATTTTTCTTTCGGAGTACGGTTTCTGAAGAACATGTACGTTTTTGTGAAGAACGGTTATGTTCGTTCCCGCGTTTTCTTCCAAACCCGTGATTACCGCGATCGGAATTTTGTCGAACTTTTCCTGTTTCCGAATCGTTTCCACGAGCTCTTCTCCCGAAAAATTAGGCATGATCCAATCCGTTAGAATGGTGGAAACCGGCTCGTTGCTCGACTCCAGATATTCGTAAGCCTTCTTACCTTCCGAAAACGCCTGAAACGTATATCCGTTCTTTTTCAGAATTTTTCCCAATAAAAGCAGATTCAGTTCCGAATCGTCGATGATCAGAATTTTTCCGATCGTATGCGTTTCCGCGTGATGGTTCGTTTCCGATCCGTAAGCCAACTCGATGATTTCTTTGATGACGATCTTGAACTCGTCAATTCCGGAAGGTTTCGGAAAGATTCCGTCAAAACCGAATTCCGCGGACTTGGCGCGGTTCGCTTCGATATCGCCGGATGTAATCAGATATATTTTAGAATTCTTGCATGCGCTGTCTTTTTTTTCCCGTTGGCTATTGCGGATGATTTTACAGACTGTAAAACCGTCCGCGTCCGGGAGAATCATGCCGATCGTGATCAGATCGAAATGTTCCTTAAACGCAAGATCCAAACCTTCTTTGGCCGATCCGGCTTCTACGATTTGAAAATCTTCCGCAGGAAAAAAAGAAGATATGATTCTTCTTACCGTGGCTCCGGAATCTAAAACGAGCACTTTCAAATCTATTTTTCTCCGGAATTGATTTCCGAAATCCCCGCTTCGTAAATACGAATTTGATTTTGCAATTCATCTGCGATTCGGTTCGGATCGTTCATCGATTCTCGATCGGGTTTTGCCCAAATGAATTGTTGGGATGGATTCGTATCTAAACTAAGATAAAAAATCGGGGATGTTCCGGCAACTTGTTGCGTCTCGATAGGCAGAAGCGTAAAAGAACCGAACAGAGAAAAGACCGCTTTGTATTTTTTTTCGAGATGAACGAATTCATAGGTGCGAGGCCATTCTTCCTCACCGGATTTTAAATTCATCGGAAAGAGACCGGAAAGAAACGAAATCAAGTCGTTCGTTTTTTCGATTCTAGTTTCAAATGAATTCGGTTCGCTCATTTTTCGAGCTCTTTCGCTTGATTCCATAAACGATCCATTTCGTCCAAGTTGGAATCGTTCGGGGTTCTTCCTTCTTTTTGTAAGGATTCTTCAATGTATTGAAATCGATTTTTAAATTTCGCGTTGGTTCTCGTGAGCGCGGACTCGGCGGAGATTCCGAGATGTCTTCCAAGATTGACTAAACTAAAAAGTAAATCTCCGAATTCTTCTTCGATTCTTACTTGATTGGTTCCGTCCGATTTCGTCGTTCCGAACTCCGCTAAGAATTCTTCCATCTCTTCTCTTACTTTTCCCTGCACGTCCACGACTTCTTTCCAATCGAATCCGACCTTGGCCGCTTTCTTTTGATATTTCTCCGCTTTTAAAAGGGAGGAGAAATTTTCCGGGACGTTTGAAAAAATAGACGAGTAACTCGGTTTCTTCTTTTCTTTGTCTTTGATTTTTTCCCAGTTTTCGATCACTTCCTGAGAAGAGGATAACGTGAGTTCTTCCGGGCGAAATACGTGCGGATGTCTAAAAATCAACTTATCGGACACACCTTTGGCTATGTCTCCTAAATTGAATGCGTTTCTTTCTTCTGCGAGCCTTGCGTGAAACACGACTTGAAAGAGGAGGTCTCCCAATTCTTCTTTGAGAAGTTCGTCGTCTTTTTTGAGAATGGCTTCGATGACTTCCTGCGATTCTTCAATGAGATAGGGAACCAAGGTCTGGTGGTCCTGTTCCTTGTCCCAAGGACAACCGTTTTCCCCACGCAGCGTGGCCGTTACCTCTTGCAGTTTACCGATTTCTTCCGTGAGTGAGTTTGCCTGCATGGAGGGCCTCCAAAGGGAGATTTGTTCCAATTTTTTAAAACCAAGCGGACTCTGCACCCCTTTTCGTCCGATTTTGAATCGGGATTCGATTGACGTGGACCGTAAAATCGAAGTATGCTACCAAAAATGATACGTTCAAAAAGTTTTATCGTTCTTTCACTCGTTCTGATCGCGGTTGCGAGTCGTTTACTGCCGCACCCGGCCAATTTTACGCCGATTCTTGCGATCTCTCTTTTCGCAGGAGCGTATTTCGCTTCTAAGAAACTTTCGTTGTTTCTTCCGATCCTTGCACTTACGATCAGCAATCTGTTTCTCGGTTTTCACGATCAGGTTTTCGTCGTCTACGGAATGACCCTTCTTTTGGTCGTGGCCGGTTGGCAGCTAAGAGAATCTGCTTCCGTGAAAAAAATCGCGTTTTGGACGTTAGGCGGTTCGGTTCTTTTCTTTATCGTTACGAACTTTTACGTCTGGCTTATGGGTTATTACACGTACGATATGAACGGTCTTGTTCAGTGTTATCTGATGGCGATTCCGTTTTTTAAGAATGCGCTTTTAGGAGATCTATTTTATACGACCGTTCTTTTCGGAGGATTCGCTCTGATCGAAAGAGTGGGTTGGATGGAACCGGCTCCCGTTTCAGTAAAGTAATTCTCTTCTCTAAAAACGATCCCTTCGATGACCCGAAACGGTTCTCGAAGGGTAGTCTTCCTCTCTTCCTTTAAAGTACGATTCCTATCCCGAGATAAAATCCGTAATACGTATCGATCACTTCTTTTTCCAAGGCAGGTCTTGTAGTCGATAAGTCCACTGGCTTAGTGATCGTATTGAGCGCGGTTGTGCTTACTGCATCCGGAAACAGCAGATTCGCATTGTAATTGTATCCGCTCACGGAAGATCTCATCTCCGTATATTGAAATCCCACCATAAACTTGAGCCAGCTCGTTCTTGAAAAAGAAAGGCCCGTATCGATTTGATAACCGCCGCGTTTGACAAGGTTTTCTCCCGCGGAACCTGCGGTTTCGGCGACCAGAAAGTTTTGAGCGCCGTTGTACAAAGTCGTGCTGCTGGTTTTTAGATGATATTTTCCTAATGTTCTAAAGTAATCCGCGTTCACGTGGAATTGAAAGAAGTTGTTGAGCTTCTTTACGATCCGGAATCCGATTTGTGGTCCGATTCCTCCCGCTTTTTCCTCCAAATTACCGAATCCGAGTCCGCCCGGAAGATTTCCGTATTCTTTCGAATAAATGTCCAAATTGCGAACTCCGATGGAAGGTCCGAGTCTCGTTCCCGATCCGGTTTCGAAAAAATAGAGAAGGTTGAGTTGAATGTCCGTTCTTCTGAGTTGAGGTCCGTAAACGCTGTAAGTCTGGTTGAAGTTGCCCGCGGTGGGGTTGACATTCAGAGAAGTATAAGACGGATTGATTCTAAAATCCAAGAAGGTCGCTTCCACTCCGAATTTTTTGGATTCGGTTAAGAACAGCATTCGGATCGGATACGCCGTTTTTGTGTTCCCTTGCGGTTCGGAATAAAAACTTCCCGTATCGTTGATGAGATGTGCGTCGAAACCGCCGGTGCGCGCAATCGTATTTACGCTTTGGTAAAAGCCGCTCGTATAAAGAAAGGAATTCAATTCGTTCGTGGAAACGTTTTGTCTTCTTGCCAAAGGTTCGGGAACCCAAGTCGCTTGATTGAACAACACCGAGATCTCGAACGTGGCGCCTTTCGGAGCTTTCGTGAGTTCCTGTTCGTGAAGTTTATCCCTTAATTCGGAAGCCTCCGCTCTTTTTCTTTGAACTTCGAGAATCATCCGTTGTCTCGTTACGGGATCTTGCGCCTTGCCCGCTTTGAGTTCGAGTTCGTTGGCTTCTCTTTCCAGAGCGTCGGGATCGGATTGTGCGTTTCGGATCTGTTGTCCGGACACGTTCGTTTGAAACAGAAGAAAAAAGATCGTCAGAAGGAGGGGAACGGTTTTTTGAATTTGCTTTTTCATAGGTTCTAAAGAGTGAGAGAATAGATAAGACGAAAGAATTCGAAATTCAAACATTTTTTTCCCGAGTGCTGAAAAAGAAAAACATTACAGAATTCTCTTCGCTGAAAATAACGAAATTAGAGAGATTATGAATTTAACCAAGTCGGCAGTTTGCGTTTTTTGCGGTTCGCGTTCCGGAACCAATCCTATCTATACAAAGGCGGCTCAGGATCTGGGTCATTTGCTCGTGAAAAAAAAATTCGATTTAGTATTCGGAGGCGCTTCCTGCGGAATCATGGGAACGATCGCTGACGCTGTGATGGAGAAGGGCGGTTCCGTTTCCGGTATCATTCCCGATTTTCTTTCCATCAAAGAAGTCAAACACGATCGGGTGAAGGATCTGATGATCGTTTCCTCCATGCACGAAAGAAAGTTTCGGATGTACGAGAAGTCTTCCGGTTTTATCGCGTTACCGGGCGGAATTGGAACCTTGGATGAACTCGTCGAAATCACGACTTGGAATCAATTGAAGCTGATCTCGAAACCTCTCGGTCTTTTGAACGTAAACGGCTACTTCGATTATCTATTGATGCAGCTGGGGAGAATGGTGGACGACGGATTTTTAGATCGCGAAACGAAAGAAGGTCTGATCGTTTCGGAAGATCCGGAGGAATTGCTTGATCTTCTTAGCAAACGTTTCGTTTAATACGACATTCTTTGACGAACCGGACTAAAACCCGATCACTCTTTTTCGGGTTCCGGTTCCAGGAGTTGAATCAATTCCTCTTTTTCGCCTTCTTTAGCAAGTTCCAAAGCCGATTTGCCTTCTAAGTTCTTTAAGAATTGTGAAGCGCTCGAGGTGAGCAAAAGAGTCGCCGTTGAAACTCGATCATGGATGACTGCGATGTGAAGAGGCGTATTTCCATTTTGATCGATCGAGTTCGGAGAAATCCCGAGATGTAAAATGGTTCTGCAAATATCGTCTTCTCCGTGTTCTGCGGCAGTGAATAACCGATCGGTCAGAGCCTTTTTGAGAATCTTGGAAACGTGATGATATTTTTGCCGTTCCGCCTCTTCCAATCCCGTCTTTCCGGACGCGTTCATCTTTAAAAAGTCGGCTCCGATTTTCAGAAGTCGTTCTAGACATTCGACGCTGTCGTGCGATGCTGCCAGTAAAAGCGCGGTATTTCCGTCCGCGTCCCTGTTTTCCAGAATCGTTTTAATTTCTTCTTTTTCCAAAAACAGGTCCAGAATTTCGTAATCGTTGTGGAGAGCCGTGAGATGAAGAATCGTTCTTCCTTCGGAATTCTTTTTTAAGAAGTCCGCGTCCTTATCGAGAAGATATTCCACGATCGTAAAATGTCCTAGATCGACGGCTAAAAGAAGAGGTGTATATCCTTCTCCGTTTCTTTCTTCAAGATCCGGCGTGGAATGAAGATTTTCGAAAATCATCTCCACGATTTGCAGACTTCCGGTGCTTACGGCTTTCGCCAACGGAGTATTTCCGGAAAAATCTTTTTTCCCGGAATCGGCTCCCGCTTCCAAAAAGATTCGGATCAATTCTTCGTTGCCTTGATCGAGCGAGGTCAGCAACGGAGTTTCTCCTCTTGCGTTGGTTTCGTCCGGGTCCGCACCGGCCTCGAGTAGAAGTTCGATCGCTTCCCGGTCGGAATTTTTCACCGCCCAGGATAATACGCCCGATCCGTAATTGTCCCGGTATTCTTTCAGCCAATCGATGAGAACCGCTCCTTCCATCAAAGAAAGAAGTCTTTGGATTTCATCGTTCTTTCCCGTTTTTACCGCGGAAAAGAGATCGATCAGTGAGTCGGAAAAATCAGTCAGAAAAAATTCTCCAGTATGAAATAGAGCGAAACCAAAGTAGGGATCGAACATAAAATTCCGACACCCGGAAGAGCCGCGGAAAGCGTCGGTTTAAATCCCATCTGAATGGAAACGATGGAAGCCGTAATCATCGGCGCCATTCCCGCTTCCAATACGGCCGCTTTTATGTGTTTCGGATTCAGATTCAAAAAACGATAGATTAGAAATACCACGATTGGGGCAAAGATCAATTTATAAATCAGGCCGACAATCAAGGGTTGGGAGATGTCTTTGGATTCGTTTGAGGATGAACCCATGAACGGAAGTTCCATTTGAAATCCGACGGTAAATAAGGCGATCGGCACCAACGTTTCTCCCAAAGTTTTCAATGCGGAATGGATCGATTCCGGAATGGTGAAAAGTCTTAGGAAAAACGAAAAAAGTAAAGCAAGAAACGGAGGGAAAGTGAAGAGCTTTTTCAAAATGGATCGCAACGGACTTCCGCTTTTTTCCCGTTCGTTTTTGGAAAGAAAGCGCAATGCTAAGATAAATCCGGGAATCGCAAGACAAAGAAAGGTTCCGAATTGATCGATGATCAAAACCGCATTGGTGATTTGCTCTCCGTAAAACATTCGCAAAACGGGAAGTCCTAAAAAGGAAGTGTTGCCGAGTCCGCAGCAAAGCGTGAGTGCGATTCTCGTTTCCGAATCCCAATCGAAGAATTTCGTCGCGCCGTAAAAGAAGGCGACGGATAGGCCGAAGATCAGCCAGGGCATCGAGGCTAAAAAGATCAAAGAAGTTTCGAGTTTCATCGAGGGAACGTTGGCCAAAATCAAAGCCGGTAAGGAAATATAGATGACGAAACTTCCGAGTGCGACTCCGGAATTTTCCGGAAAAATTCTCCCGCGTTTGAGTATCCAACCGGCAATTAAACAAACCGGAATGAGAATGAGTTGGGACACGATGGACAGAGTCTAAAGCGAAAGCGAAACGGCAAGAGTTTTAAGGTTTAGCCCGCTGCCGGAATTGAACCGGCGACCTTTTCATTACGAGGGAAATGCTCTACCCCTGAGCTAAGCGGGCGTGTGCGGATCGGAAATCGAAAAAGACTTCGCTGCAATCTCCTGAACAACAGGGTTCTATGTTCGTTTTGCAAAGACTGCATTGTCCATGTCCATGAACGTACACAACGTGCGAAGGTAGGTTACAAACCGGACAAACAAAACGATCAGGGAACTTTGGATTGTTTTGATCCATCTTTTTTCGATTTCTTAAATTCTTTTACCATCATTGCGGTGATGCTGTCAAGATGTTTCACTTGATCTTTGAGTTCCGGTTTTTCGTGACGATAGGAAAAAGAATAACAGGAATTTTTGACTCCTCTGTCCTTCATCCACCAATGTCTTCCGATTTCCCTTCTTTCTTTTGCGGGAAGGTCGCCTTCGTACATTTTGTATTCGTCCAGCGGTGCGGGGAAATTTCTCTCTTTAAGATAAAACGCATAGGCGGAATGGAAATTCATCGCCGCGTTTTGAATCAATTCGTTGATATGAAGACAACCTAACGTTTTATCCGCCGGAAAACGATTCATCAGTTTGGAATAGGACATTTCCTCGCCGACGAGATATTCGTATGTTTTGATCGCCGCGGGGCAACTTTCATACGGAACCCGTTTTTCCTCCACTCCCGACTTTACGATTTTCATCGTAGTGAGATCCACTTCCAGATACAGAGTCATATCGTGGTACGGATCGTATTGATTGACTTCGATGATGCAGAAAGGGGGAGATTCTTCGGGAAACCAGTAATATCTGCTTTCGTAATTTCTTTGAAAGTCCGTGTTTCGAAAACGGATCCGATCTTTGATTTCCTGCAACGCGCTCATGACAACCTCTTATCTGAAAAACGCTTTTATATGGATTTGTTCGGAAAAAAGAAAACGCAACGATTTTGTTTTCCGACTCGGTATCCCGTTTTTATCGGCGTTCGATAAGATCATCTTTTAAAGGTAGGCGATTCGCTAAAGAATTTTTCCGGCTATTTTCATTTGCTTTTCGCGGAATTTCTGTTATCGTCGTTTCGGTTTTATGTTAACCTCGTTCTTTTTGGAAAAATCGTTTTTGGTCACAGGCGCGAGTTCCGGAATCGGAAAAGCTTTGGTATTGGAACTCAATCGAAACGGAGCCGTAGTCGGGGCGGTTGCGCGGAGAAAAGAATTGTTAAAAGAAGTAAAAGGTGAAGCGCCTTTTCCCGATAAGGTCATCGCTCTTCCGTGCGACGTTTCGGATTCTTCCCAACTCAAAAAGATCACGGAAGAATTTCGTAAGAAGGTGCGTCGTATCGACGGACTGATTCACAGCGCGGGGATCAGCATGCGCGGACTTGCGCGTGAAACCGATTTTAAAGTTTACGAAAGTCTAATGAACGTAAATTTCTATCCTTTGATTCATTTGTTTCGGTTTTTGGAATCGGAACTCAGACAGAATCAGGGACATTTTGTAGCCGTTTCTTCTTTGCAGGGAAGATTCGCGACCCAATATAGATCCGGTTATGCGGCGAGTAAACACGCTGTGCAGGCTTTTATGGACAGCGTTCGGCTTGAAACGTCAGATAGCGGAATGCACGTTATGACCGTTTCTCCCGGTTACGTTAAGACGGATATTTCCGTAAAAGCTTTGTCTTCGGACGGTTCCGCCTACGGAATCATGGACGAAGGAATTAAGAACGGAATGTCTACCGAGAAAGTCGCTTCGATTATTTTGAAAGCGATCGAATCGAAAAAGAGGGACGTTTACCCTTCGCAGTTTCGGGAGATGTTGGCGTATTGGATCAGCCGATTTTCACCGTCGCTGTTGGATCGGCTTTTGAGAAGAGCAAGGGTCACTTGAGAAAGTTTGTCGGAACATTTCAGGACGAGGAATTTGTCTTGAAATGAATGTCGTTCTGTGATAAGGAAAATTTCCCGAGTTCTTCCCGCAAACCCGCCACCTCCGCCCAAACAAGGGTGGGGCCGTTTCGTTTTACGGGCGATTGTCGGAACTCCCACAAAATCTTTCCGTTAATCGATCACTTACCCGGCAGATCCCAGGCCAGACGGATTCCCGCTCTGCGATCCGTTTTCAAATTCGGAATTCCACCGAAGGACCGAAAATACGTCGTGGATTCTTCTTTGGTAGAGGCGAAGGAACCGCCGCGAATGACTTTATGCAATTTTCCGAATGCGTTTCGTTTGAGTGAATGTCCCCGATACGGAAGATAATCCGAGCTCGTCCATTCCGCAACGTTTCCGCACATTCCGATCGCACCGTAAGGACTCGCGGACTTTTTAGCGAGTTCGTAAACGGAAATCGTATCCATCTTCTTACTTTCCAACGTATTGCAAAGGGAAGAATCGAAATCGTTGCCGAACGGATATTCGATCGGGTTCGGAAAGAAAGAATACGATTCGTCCCGGTTGATCATCCAAGTGATTCCCGTTCCGCGCGCCGCCTTTTCCCATTCCATTTCGGTGGGAAGACGTTTGCCGGACCAACGCGCGTAGGCTTCGGCCTCGCGATACGTCACTCCGTTCACAGGATGGTGTTCTTTGCCGACCGGAATCGTTCCGTTTTTCCAATGGGGAGGCGCGGGCGTATTCGTTTCCTTTAGAAATTTTGAATATTCTTGATTGGTAACTTCGTATTTATCGATGTAGAACGAGGAGATGTCTTGTAGATTTCCCCGTTCCGGTTTGAAGTAAAACGGATTGTAGCTGTCTTCCGCCGGTTCGTTGCCTTGTCCGTGAAGAAAAAATCCCATCGATTCGTAAAACAGTTCTCCGTTTTGTTCATAACCGCCGGAGACAAAAACCATTTCTTTTCCGTCGCGCGGATGTCTGATCTGTTTCGCTGGTCGGGTTCTTCTTCTATCTTCGGTGAAGAAGGCGCCGGGTTCGACGTAGGCTACTTCTTGTTTGTAGTCTTGGATAAACGTGCCCGCAGTCAATAGACTTTCGGGAATTCCCGCATTTGCAGTAAACGTTCCAAAGAGTTCGATTTCGGAGGCTTTCTTTCCTTTCGGATTTGTCTGATAGGAGATTGAGATTTGACGAATGCTGAACGAACCGATTTCTTTTTCAGGCGCGGTTTGTATAACCGAATAGCTCGGTTTTCTTTCGAGAACTGCCTTGATTTCTTCCTCTTCTTTTCCGTAAAAAACCGATCCCCTTCGAATACGGATTTTTACCTTGCCCTTGCCTCTATAGACGGCTTCTACTTCCCCTCTCCAAAAAGGAACCGTTCTTAAATTGAGAGAAGGATCTTCTTGTTCTTGGGAAAATAATGCGGCAAAGGTCCATCCCAAAAGAAGAATGGAAAAGAAGGCAATGAATCGTTTCGATTTTGGAAGCAAGTAGGAAATCATACCGTTTCATCCGCCTCTCGTTGGTGAGAGACGGTCGTCTGGTTTTATCTTCGGCAGAAATTTCCGATCTGGAAACGAATTTTAAAGGGATTCTTTCCCTTTCCGAACGGGCTTATTTCTTCTTTTTCTTAAAGGAAGAAGAAGAGCCGCCTCCGGATTTCGGATTTCGATCGCCTTTGGAGAATTTTGAACCGCCACCGGAGCCCGAGCCGCCTCCGTGAGATCCATAAGAGCGGCCGCCTCCACCGCTTGAATTGGATTTAGGTTTTGAACCGCCGCCGCCCGATCTTCCGAAGTTACGATCTCTATATCTTCCGCCACCGCCGGATTTCTTTTTGGAAGAATCCCTTTCATCGAATTTAAAATTGGATTCGAATTGAACGGAATCGTCGAAGGTAATGCTGTCTTTGGTGATCGTCATCTTGAAAAGAGCCGCCGCGATATCGAGCGCCGTATAGTCATCGCCCATCAGTTTTTCGACTTGGTTGACGTATTTCGCAAGATGACCCGCATCCACGATCGATCTTACCTTAGAAGTATAAGAATGAATTTTCGTTTCTTCGAGATCGTCTAACGTGGGAATTTTTCCCAATTCGATTTTGATTCCGTTGATCCGTTCGATCTTTTTGAGGTTGTAGATTTGTTTCCCGACGATAAAGGAGAATGCGATTCCCTTTTTACCCGCTCTTCCCGTTCTACCGATACGGTGGACGTAATCCTCTCCGTCTCTCGGGAGGTCGTAATTGAACACCGCTTCTACGTTGTTCACGTCGATTCCTCTTCCGGCGACGTCGGTCGCGACGAGAATCTCGATGCTTCCGTTCCGGAATCCGTTCATCACCTTGTCTCTTTGTTTTTGATTGAGATCTCCGTGAAGAGCTTCCGCGAAATAACCCCTGGATTTCAGAAGTTCCACAACCGTGTCGACTTGCGCTTTTGTATTACAGAATACTAATGCGAGTTTTACGTTTCTGTATTCGATCAATCTCGCGAGGGCTTCTCCCTTCGCGTTTTCCTGAATCTCATAATAGATCTGCTCGATTTTAGGAGCGCTGAGTTTTTGATGCGTTACGTCGATGATTTGCGGATGTTTTTGAAAACGTTTCATCAGCGTGAGAATTTCGTCGGTCATCGTCGCCGAGAACATGATCGTCTGACGATCCGCAGGAGTGTCTTTGAGAATAAATTCCATGTCCTCGCGGAAGCCCATGTCCAACATTTCATCCGCTTCGTCCAGAACGACGATCTTAATGTCTTCGAGACGGATCGAACCTCTTCTCATGTGATCCATCATTCTTCCGGGAGTGGCGATGACGATCTGAGGATTTTTGCGAAGAGCGCGAAGCTGTCTGTCGATTTCTTGGCCGCCGTAAACCGGAACTACTTCGAAGTTCCCTTTGTATTTCATGAGTTTGCGGAATTGTTCGCTGACTTGGATCACGAGTTCGCGGGTGGGACAAAGAATCAGCGCTTGCAGATGTTTGCTTTCGACTTCGAGAAGTTCGATCGTTGGGATCGCGAATGCGGCCGTTTTACCGGTTCCGGTTTGCGCGTGACCGATGATGTCTTTTCCTTTTAAAATGACGGGGATGGCTTCCGATTGAATCGGAGAGGCTTCTTCAAAACCCATTTCTGCGATCGCGTTTTGGATTTCGGTGGATAAGTTTAGTTCGCTAAACTTGAGTTTCTTCATAGAGTTTCCTTTCAAAGCAATAAATCGACCGTATTCCGGGAACCTCTAATACTTTGAATTTTCAAGATAAGAATCCGGAAGATCACAAAACCGACGAAAGAGAGGAAAGTTGGAATCGGGAGATGTTTTACGTCTTCGTTTGATAAGACGTCTTGTATTTACTACGATTTTAGAAGAGGCTATTTACACAAGTATAAAAGAATCGAACGCCGTCGAGAATTGATTGGATTCTCGACGGCTTCGGCTTCGATTTAAAAGATCATAAGGCGATCCTATATAAACTATATTCTAAATTTATTAAGTTGTACGGATCGTTTCTCTCAGAACTGAGCCGTCATCGAAAGATAAGCGAACTGAGCCTGTGGAAGAAAACTCGTTTTTCGAAATTCTGGAGAAATCGAATCGTCGTTGAGTTTTCCCCGGACGGCGTCGCCCGCATAGATCCAACTCGCACCGAGCGCCCACAGAATATCCTTGTATTTCACCGAATAAACCATATCGATTTCTCTGAATAAATTCTTTCCGAGCGTTCCGACTCCTCTTTGATCCAGAACTCCCTTTTCGCTTTGCGGATACGGATTTTTGTAGCGATCGTTTGTATAGGATTCGGTGCTCGCGCCGTCTTTCAGATTTCCGGTGATGTCATACCAACCGTCTTGCATCTTCTGTTTGTCCACGATCCAATAGGCGATTCTTAATTTTCCGAATTCTCCTCCGTCCCAAGTCAAGTTTGCGGACTTGCCTACCATGTTGACCCAACTGACTTGATCCGCTTCTCCGTAAAATACGTGATTGGAGTGGAATAAATTGGAGAATGTCGCGACCTTTCCGTCCTTGCGATTCGGATCTCCGCTGGCGACGTCGTATTCTGCACCGAGTCGAAACGAACCGATCGTATATCCTATGTCGAGCGC of Leptospira sanjuanensis contains these proteins:
- a CDS encoding DUF2889 domain-containing protein — translated: MSALQEIKDRIRFRNTDFQRNYESRYYWFPEESPPFCIIEVNQYDPYHDMTLYLEVDLTTMKIVKSGVEEKRVPYESCPAAIKTYEYLVGEEMSYSKLMNRFPADKTLGCLHINELIQNAAMNFHSAYAFYLKERNFPAPLDEYKMYEGDLPAKERREIGRHWWMKDRGVKNSCYSFSYRHEKPELKDQVKHLDSITAMMVKEFKKSKKDGSKQSKVP
- a CDS encoding SDR family NAD(P)-dependent oxidoreductase, producing MLTSFFLEKSFLVTGASSGIGKALVLELNRNGAVVGAVARRKELLKEVKGEAPFPDKVIALPCDVSDSSQLKKITEEFRKKVRRIDGLIHSAGISMRGLARETDFKVYESLMNVNFYPLIHLFRFLESELRQNQGHFVAVSSLQGRFATQYRSGYAASKHAVQAFMDSVRLETSDSGMHVMTVSPGYVKTDISVKALSSDGSAYGIMDEGIKNGMSTEKVASIILKAIESKKRDVYPSQFREMLAYWISRFSPSLLDRLLRRARVT
- a CDS encoding formylglycine-generating enzyme family protein is translated as MISYLLPKSKRFIAFFSILLLGWTFAALFSQEQEDPSLNLRTVPFWRGEVEAVYRGKGKVKIRIRRGSVFYGKEEEEIKAVLERKPSYSVIQTAPEKEIGSFSIRQISISYQTNPKGKKASEIELFGTFTANAGIPESLLTAGTFIQDYKQEVAYVEPGAFFTEDRRRTRPAKQIRHPRDGKEMVFVSGGYEQNGELFYESMGFFLHGQGNEPAEDSYNPFYFKPERGNLQDISSFYIDKYEVTNQEYSKFLKETNTPAPPHWKNGTIPVGKEHHPVNGVTYREAEAYARWSGKRLPTEMEWEKAARGTGITWMINRDESYSFFPNPIEYPFGNDFDSSLCNTLESKKMDTISVYELAKKSASPYGAIGMCGNVAEWTSSDYLPYRGHSLKRNAFGKLHKVIRGGSFASTKEESTTYFRSFGGIPNLKTDRRAGIRLAWDLPGK
- a CDS encoding DEAD/DEAH box helicase gives rise to the protein MKKLKFSELNLSTEIQNAIAEMGFEEASPIQSEAIPVILKGKDIIGHAQTGTGKTAAFAIPTIELLEVESKHLQALILCPTRELVIQVSEQFRKLMKYKGNFEVVPVYGGQEIDRQLRALRKNPQIVIATPGRMMDHMRRGSIRLEDIKIVVLDEADEMLDMGFREDMEFILKDTPADRQTIMFSATMTDEILTLMKRFQKHPQIIDVTHQKLSAPKIEQIYYEIQENAKGEALARLIEYRNVKLALVFCNTKAQVDTVVELLKSRGYFAEALHGDLNQKQRDKVMNGFRNGSIEILVATDVAGRGIDVNNVEAVFNYDLPRDGEDYVHRIGRTGRAGKKGIAFSFIVGKQIYNLKKIERINGIKIELGKIPTLDDLEETKIHSYTSKVRSIVDAGHLAKYVNQVEKLMGDDYTALDIAAALFKMTITKDSITFDDSVQFESNFKFDERDSSKKKSGGGGRYRDRNFGRSGGGGSKPKSNSSGGGGRSYGSHGGGSGSGGGSKFSKGDRNPKSGGGSSSSFKKKKK